The Oscillospiraceae bacterium genome includes a region encoding these proteins:
- a CDS encoding PLP-dependent aminotransferase family protein translates to MKYHISDNMKTMQGSAIREMFKTMAKPGIISFAGGNPSPLTFPVDEIKEIAQKVLTEMPSLCLQYGITEGYTPLIEQVEARLKKQGIYQEGNNTIITTGGQQGLDLAVKSILNPGDTIIVEEPSFIGALNSFRTYGAVLKGVPVEEDGMNLDKLEEILKSDDRVRIIYVIPTFQNPTGITMSLEKRKKLLSLAYQYNVVIFEDNPYGELRFKGENVPTLKSMDTENAVMYFGSFSKILAPGLRLGFTHGIPEIMEKMVVAKQVNDVHTNLLTQVIASEWLKTCDIDAHIGKARELYGHQCELMLSEMDKHFPKEVKYTRPEGGLFIWCTLPEGMDAAGIVKKGVEKNVAFVPGSNFMTDMAKPCNCFRLNYSTMTDEKIVEGIGILADVLKENL, encoded by the coding sequence ATGAAGTATCATATTTCCGATAATATGAAAACCATGCAGGGCTCTGCCATTCGTGAAATGTTTAAAACTATGGCAAAACCCGGCATTATCTCTTTTGCGGGAGGAAATCCCTCTCCCTTGACATTCCCTGTGGATGAAATCAAGGAAATTGCTCAAAAAGTGTTAACCGAAATGCCTTCTCTGTGTTTGCAGTACGGCATCACCGAAGGATATACCCCCTTAATTGAGCAGGTGGAAGCGAGACTGAAAAAACAGGGTATTTACCAAGAAGGCAACAACACCATCATCACCACCGGCGGTCAGCAGGGACTTGATTTAGCGGTAAAAAGCATTTTAAATCCCGGTGACACCATCATTGTGGAAGAACCCAGCTTTATCGGTGCGTTGAACTCTTTTCGTACATACGGTGCCGTGTTAAAAGGGGTTCCCGTGGAAGAAGACGGTATGAATCTGGATAAACTGGAAGAGATTTTGAAATCAGATGACAGAGTTCGCATCATTTATGTGATTCCCACCTTCCAGAATCCCACAGGCATCACCATGAGTTTGGAAAAAAGAAAGAAACTGCTTTCTTTGGCATATCAGTATAATGTGGTGATTTTTGAAGATAACCCCTACGGCGAGCTTCGTTTTAAAGGGGAAAATGTGCCCACCTTAAAATCGATGGATACCGAAAACGCCGTGATGTATTTTGGTTCCTTCTCCAAAATTTTGGCACCCGGTCTGAGACTTGGTTTCACCCACGGTATTCCCGAAATTATGGAAAAAATGGTAGTTGCAAAACAGGTTAATGACGTACATACCAACCTCTTAACTCAGGTGATTGCATCCGAATGGTTAAAAACCTGCGACATTGATGCTCATATTGGCAAAGCAAGAGAATTATACGGACATCAGTGCGAACTGATGTTATCCGAAATGGATAAACACTTCCCCAAAGAAGTGAAATATACCCGTCCCGAAGGTGGACTCTTTATCTGGTGTACCTTACCCGAAGGTATGGACGCGGCAGGCATCGTGAAAAAAGGCGTGGAAAAGAATGTGGCGTTTGTGCCGGGAAGTAACTTTATGACCGACATGGCAAAACCCTGTAACTGCTTCCGCTTAAATTATTCCACCATGACCGACGAAAAAATTGTGGAAGGCATTGGAATCTTAGCGGATGTTCTGAAAGAAAACCTGTAA
- the trmB gene encoding tRNA (guanosine(46)-N7)-methyltransferase TrmB — protein sequence MLYKEKRNFFIMRLRKKKNTPTRLEFYKDFFLDFSDVEKNGETNVSDYIDCKAIFGNDNPVHIEIGAGKGDFITTLAKENPHINYIAFEKCADVIAIAATKSEGISNLRFANLDANLLDAMFAPGSIDRIYLNFSDPWPKGRHRRKRLTHKLFLKKYETVLVKDGEIHFKTDNVRLFRFSLLETKEYGMEWLLLTFDLHREYPEGNIMTEYETRFSSMGYPIQKLVAKF from the coding sequence ATGCTATACAAAGAGAAAAGGAATTTTTTTATCATGCGATTACGAAAGAAAAAGAACACGCCCACAAGGCTGGAATTTTATAAAGATTTTTTCCTGGATTTTTCCGATGTGGAAAAAAACGGAGAAACCAACGTATCAGACTATATTGATTGCAAAGCCATTTTCGGCAACGACAATCCCGTGCATATTGAAATCGGAGCGGGGAAGGGTGATTTTATCACCACTTTGGCAAAGGAAAATCCCCATATCAACTACATTGCATTTGAAAAATGTGCCGACGTTATCGCCATTGCGGCAACCAAATCGGAAGGGATTTCCAATTTGCGCTTTGCAAATCTGGATGCGAACCTTTTGGATGCGATGTTTGCCCCCGGCAGTATTGACCGCATCTACTTAAATTTTTCCGACCCCTGGCCCAAAGGACGTCACAGAAGAAAACGTTTAACTCACAAGCTGTTTTTAAAGAAATATGAAACCGTACTGGTAAAAGACGGGGAAATTCATTTTAAGACCGATAATGTACGCCTGTTTCGTTTTTCTCTCCTTGAAACTAAGGAATACGGCATGGAATGGCTTCTTTTAACCTTCGATTTGCACAGAGAATATCCTGAGGGAAACATTATGACCGAATACGAAACCCGTTTTTCCTCCATGGGTTATCCCATTCAGAAGCTTGTTGCCAAATTTTAA
- the trpS gene encoding tryptophan--tRNA ligase: MEKIERKKRIFSGIQPSGHITIGNYIGALKNWVKLQDEYDCAYCVVDMHAITVRQNPADLRKRCLDFLTQYIACGLDPEKNIMFMQSHNPAHAELAWVLMCNSYMGELSRMTQFKDKTKNKQNESIGAGLFTYPVLMAADILLYGTDLVPVGIDQMQHLELARDIAIRFNNHYGDTFTVPEGYISKTGAKIMSLQEPTKKMSKSDENPKAYITVTDDADSITKKIKSAVTDSDMRICRGEGKEGIENLMSIMGAITGKSFEEIEAEYQGKNYGVFKSDVAECVVEELRPVREKYLQLQGDKAYLEQIYKQGAEKACLASRKILRKVYKKIGFIER, encoded by the coding sequence ATGGAAAAAATCGAAAGAAAAAAACGAATCTTTTCGGGCATTCAGCCCTCAGGACATATCACCATCGGCAACTATATCGGTGCATTGAAAAACTGGGTAAAGCTCCAGGATGAATATGACTGTGCATACTGCGTGGTGGATATGCACGCCATCACCGTCCGTCAGAATCCTGCGGATTTAAGAAAGCGTTGTCTGGACTTTTTAACCCAGTATATCGCCTGCGGGTTGGATCCTGAGAAAAACATTATGTTTATGCAGTCCCATAACCCTGCTCACGCAGAGCTGGCTTGGGTATTGATGTGTAATTCCTATATGGGTGAATTATCCCGTATGACTCAGTTTAAAGATAAAACCAAAAACAAACAGAACGAATCCATCGGTGCAGGTCTGTTCACTTATCCCGTTTTAATGGCGGCAGACATTCTGTTATACGGTACCGACCTGGTTCCCGTTGGGATTGACCAGATGCAGCATCTGGAATTAGCACGTGATATCGCCATCCGTTTTAACAATCATTATGGTGACACCTTCACCGTTCCCGAAGGCTACATCTCCAAAACAGGCGCAAAAATTATGAGTTTGCAGGAACCCACCAAGAAAATGTCCAAATCCGACGAAAATCCCAAAGCTTATATCACCGTCACCGATGATGCGGATTCCATCACCAAAAAAATCAAGTCTGCGGTGACCGACAGCGATATGAGAATCTGCCGTGGGGAAGGCAAAGAAGGTATCGAAAACTTAATGAGCATTATGGGTGCCATCACAGGCAAATCCTTTGAGGAAATCGAAGCCGAATACCAGGGCAAAAACTATGGTGTGTTCAAAAGCGATGTGGCAGAATGTGTGGTGGAAGAATTACGTCCCGTAAGAGAAAAATACCTGCAATTGCAGGGCGACAAAGCGTACCTGGAACAGATTTATAAACAGGGTGCCGAAAAAGCTTGTCTTGCATCCCGCAAGATTTTAAGAAAAGTGTATAAGAAAATCGGCTTTATCGAACGCTAA
- the dnaN gene encoding DNA polymerase III subunit beta codes for MKFSFLKEIFLENLSTVLKAVSPKATVPQLEGVYVMARNNMITLIGNNTEIAIKARFEADIQEEGVGVINAKNLFDMVRLMPEGMVSISVDEKLTTLITSGSAKYEIVAMDAEMFPVVEELNPEFSMKITEQKLKEIIKKTLFSIGTADTKITFTGALFEVKDNELTVVTLDGCRMAVRKEEIIPTGENRSYVIPGKSLNELLKILADTKEEIVIEFGDRKALIKLDNYEFYTRLIDGEFFNYEQIIPKNAEIKVKTSTKELIESLERASLLITADNKAPIRMHLEGDKMTLNTISRIGHAQDIISIEKTGEDLEIGFNHKFLLDALKASETDEIFLDFSNNLSPCILKGETEEFLYMVLPVRL; via the coding sequence ATGAAGTTTAGTTTTTTAAAAGAGATATTTTTAGAAAATTTATCCACCGTATTAAAAGCGGTATCTCCCAAAGCAACCGTTCCCCAACTGGAAGGGGTTTATGTGATGGCGAGAAACAATATGATTACCTTAATCGGTAACAACACTGAAATTGCCATCAAAGCCCGTTTTGAAGCAGACATACAAGAAGAAGGTGTTGGCGTTATCAATGCCAAAAACTTGTTCGATATGGTTCGTCTGATGCCGGAAGGTATGGTAAGTATTTCGGTAGACGAAAAACTGACTACTCTGATTACATCCGGTTCCGCCAAATATGAAATCGTGGCAATGGATGCAGAAATGTTCCCTGTGGTGGAAGAACTTAATCCGGAATTCTCCATGAAAATTACCGAACAGAAATTAAAGGAAATCATTAAGAAAACCCTATTCTCCATCGGTACAGCAGATACCAAAATCACCTTTACCGGTGCGTTGTTTGAAGTAAAAGATAATGAACTGACCGTGGTGACCTTAGATGGTTGCCGTATGGCAGTGAGAAAAGAAGAAATCATTCCTACCGGTGAAAACCGTTCTTATGTAATTCCCGGTAAGAGTTTGAATGAGCTACTTAAAATTTTAGCAGACACCAAAGAAGAAATTGTAATCGAATTTGGTGACAGAAAAGCACTGATCAAACTGGATAACTATGAATTTTATACCAGATTAATTGATGGGGAATTTTTTAACTATGAACAGATTATTCCCAAAAATGCGGAAATCAAAGTGAAAACTTCTACCAAGGAGCTGATTGAATCTTTGGAACGTGCATCTCTCTTAATTACTGCGGATAACAAAGCTCCCATCCGTATGCACTTAGAAGGAGACAAGATGACCTTAAACACCATTTCCAGAATTGGTCACGCTCAGGATATCATTTCCATTGAAAAAACAGGGGAAGACTTGGAAATCGGATTTAACCATAAATTCTTATTGGATGCCTTAAAAGCATCGGAAACCGACGAAATTTTCTTGGATTTCAGCAATAATTTAAGTCCCTGTATTTTAAAAGGCGAGACGGAAGAATTTTTGTATATGGTATTACCTGTAAGACTATAA
- the rnc gene encoding ribonuclease III produces the protein MLPFQNSGQMWASVPTMIFSERRKPKDMEKKIGYVFQNKELLRTALTRRSYVVEHNLKEYNQRLEFLGDSVLGLTIAEELYKLLPDVKEGELTKLKASVVCEKSLAIVANSLEIPRYLLIGNGERLLGIEKLDSTTSDTLEAIFGAVFLDSDFVTAKEVVLRLMRGAIEETIQNRNVLDSKSKLQELVQKESKVDLVYELLKSEGPDHNKHFVSQVSHLGKVLGVGEGKTKKEAEKQAAKKAIETYYPDEV, from the coding sequence GTGTTACCATTTCAAAACAGCGGACAGATGTGGGCATCTGTCCCTACAATGATATTTTCAGAAAGGAGGAAACCAAAAGATATGGAAAAGAAAATCGGATACGTCTTCCAAAATAAAGAATTGCTTCGCACCGCATTAACACGCCGTTCCTATGTGGTGGAGCATAACTTGAAAGAGTACAATCAGCGGTTGGAATTTTTGGGAGATTCGGTTTTGGGCTTAACAATTGCCGAGGAGCTTTACAAACTGCTTCCCGACGTGAAAGAAGGGGAGTTGACCAAATTAAAAGCATCTGTAGTTTGTGAAAAATCCTTGGCTATTGTGGCAAATTCTTTAGAAATTCCCCGATACTTACTCATTGGAAACGGAGAACGGTTACTGGGAATTGAAAAATTAGATTCCACCACGTCAGACACTTTGGAAGCCATTTTTGGTGCCGTGTTTTTGGATAGCGATTTTGTAACCGCCAAAGAGGTGGTGCTTCGTTTGATGAGAGGGGCTATTGAAGAGACTATTCAAAACCGAAATGTGCTGGATTCCAAGTCGAAGCTTCAGGAATTGGTGCAAAAAGAATCCAAGGTGGATTTGGTGTATGAACTGTTGAAATCCGAAGGTCCCGACCACAATAAACACTTTGTGTCCCAAGTGTCCCATTTGGGAAAAGTGCTTGGTGTTGGGGAAGGAAAAACCAAAAAAGAAGCAGAAAAACAAGCTGCAAAAAAAGCAATCGAAACTTATTACCCTGATGAAGTATAG
- the dnaA gene encoding chromosomal replication initiator protein DnaA, whose protein sequence is MFSTDELYEKVVDIIKSEISPVAYSTWFTSVTPEKIENNIFYFRVPIEYTRDMITKKYSELVKTAVVTASQGRISDFMFLVDDRRNAPSVLDRFSDTQDELSTLNKKYTFQNFVIGESNRFAHAAAIAVAESPAENYNPLFIYGGVGLGKTHLLHAIGNRIKENDPTKKVLYLTSESFTNEFIDSIKSGQNTSFRDKLRNIDVLMVDDIQFIGGKEGTQEEFFHTFNHLYHNDKQIVLSSDRPPKDIRTLEERLRTRFEAGLMCDINAPDLETRIAILKKKTEEENFPIDDEIIQFIATKIKSNVRELEGIFTRLVALTKLSKKEITKELAEDVIKVIIADSKKAKPGIETVMVETAGYFNIDPQLLKSSSKKKEIVKARQVAMFLAREVLEMSLPKIGEEFGGRDHSTVMYSIEKIKEARKSDAYIDTIIEEITGLLED, encoded by the coding sequence TTGTTTTCCACAGATGAACTCTACGAAAAGGTAGTAGACATAATAAAAAGTGAAATTTCCCCGGTGGCATACAGTACCTGGTTTACCTCTGTCACCCCGGAAAAGATAGAAAACAATATATTTTATTTTCGCGTTCCCATTGAATATACCCGTGATATGATCACAAAAAAATACTCCGAATTGGTAAAAACTGCAGTGGTAACTGCATCCCAAGGCAGAATTTCTGATTTCATGTTTTTGGTGGATGACAGAAGAAATGCTCCTTCTGTGTTAGACCGTTTTTCCGATACTCAGGATGAATTATCCACGTTAAACAAAAAATATACTTTCCAGAATTTTGTTATTGGAGAATCCAACCGTTTTGCCCATGCTGCAGCAATTGCCGTAGCAGAAAGTCCGGCAGAAAACTATAACCCCTTATTTATCTATGGTGGTGTTGGATTAGGCAAAACTCATCTGCTGCATGCAATCGGTAACAGAATCAAAGAAAATGATCCTACAAAAAAAGTGTTGTATCTGACCTCGGAATCCTTTACGAATGAGTTTATTGATTCCATTAAATCCGGTCAGAATACCTCATTCCGTGATAAACTTCGTAATATTGACGTATTGATGGTAGACGATATTCAGTTTATCGGCGGAAAAGAAGGTACGCAGGAAGAATTTTTCCATACCTTTAATCATTTATATCATAATGACAAACAGATTGTGTTATCTTCCGACCGTCCTCCTAAGGATATCAGAACCTTGGAAGAACGCTTAAGAACCCGTTTTGAAGCAGGGTTAATGTGTGATATCAATGCACCTGACTTAGAAACCAGAATCGCCATTTTAAAGAAGAAAACCGAGGAAGAAAATTTTCCGATTGATGATGAAATTATCCAGTTTATTGCCACCAAAATCAAATCCAATGTACGTGAATTGGAAGGTATTTTTACCAGATTGGTTGCCTTAACCAAGTTATCGAAAAAGGAAATTACCAAAGAACTGGCAGAAGATGTTATTAAAGTTATTATTGCAGATTCCAAAAAAGCAAAACCGGGTATTGAAACGGTGATGGTGGAAACTGCAGGCTACTTTAACATTGATCCCCAGCTTTTAAAATCTTCTTCCAAAAAGAAAGAAATTGTAAAAGCCCGTCAGGTGGCAATGTTCTTAGCAAGAGAAGTGTTGGAAATGAGCTTGCCCAAAATCGGGGAAGAATTTGGCGGAAGAGACCATTCCACCGTAATGTATTCCATTGAAAAAATCAAGGAAGCTCGTAAATCTGACGCTTATATTGATACCATTATTGAAGAAATCACCGGTTTATTAGAAGATTAA
- a CDS encoding DUF4432 family protein yields the protein MNKYIGNPAQLGGVEEVTLAKGKGKGMNLLQIKNTKAIDLTLTCDRCMDMSRLSYKGVNLGWFSPAGYVAPGLYDDAKGKGFLQNFTAGFMTTCGLTAVGGSCEDDGESTPMHGLISNIPCDSYNYWETEDEIIVEAVATEASLFACHTQMKRTYKISKTEDKITLSDTITNIGNKTAPSQVLYHINLGYPLLSENAKVMIPEISSKPTADAFIPKYDQRKVMEKPQAGFAEECYVYDVAETAGKAKIGIYNPDCKVGFTMSISKETLPFLTEWKMMGEYEYVLGLEPGNAWPCGRKTMRENGELKFLEPGESITTEIVLEFTDKDFDL from the coding sequence ATGAATAAGTATATTGGAAATCCCGCTCAGCTGGGCGGTGTGGAAGAAGTAACCTTAGCTAAAGGCAAAGGAAAAGGTATGAACCTTCTGCAGATTAAAAATACCAAAGCGATTGACTTAACTTTAACTTGTGACAGATGTATGGATATGTCCCGCTTATCTTACAAAGGTGTGAACTTAGGATGGTTCTCTCCTGCAGGTTACGTGGCACCCGGTTTGTATGATGATGCCAAAGGAAAAGGGTTCTTACAGAACTTTACTGCAGGATTTATGACCACCTGCGGTCTGACTGCTGTTGGTGGCTCCTGCGAGGATGACGGCGAAAGCACTCCCATGCACGGTTTAATCAGCAACATCCCCTGCGATAGCTACAACTACTGGGAAACCGAAGACGAAATCATCGTGGAAGCAGTTGCAACCGAAGCATCTTTATTTGCTTGTCACACCCAGATGAAACGTACTTATAAAATTTCCAAAACCGAAGATAAAATCACCCTGTCTGATACCATCACCAATATCGGTAACAAAACTGCACCTTCCCAGGTGTTATATCATATCAACTTGGGATATCCGCTGTTATCAGAAAACGCAAAGGTGATGATTCCCGAAATCTCCAGTAAGCCCACCGCTGATGCATTCATTCCCAAATATGACCAAAGAAAAGTGATGGAAAAACCTCAGGCAGGTTTTGCGGAAGAATGCTATGTGTATGACGTGGCGGAAACTGCAGGCAAAGCAAAAATCGGTATCTACAATCCCGATTGTAAGGTTGGCTTCACCATGAGTATCTCCAAAGAAACTCTCCCCTTCTTAACCGAATGGAAAATGATGGGTGAATATGAATATGTGCTTGGTTTAGAACCCGGTAACGCTTGGCCTTGCGGCAGAAAAACTATGCGTGAAAACGGCGAATTAAAATTCTTAGAACCGGGCGAATCTATTACCACTGAAATTGTGTTGGAGTTTACCGACAAAGACTTTGACCTCTAA
- the hisZ gene encoding ATP phosphoribosyltransferase regulatory subunit codes for MKKTALTLEGTNDILFSECEFKHQIEENIMKCFKSYGYFPLETPLMEYDSVFFGNSDAEGLYRLVDRNGAVVSLRPDMTMPIARVAATKLFDQLPVRASYLGNVYRFSDPTKGGRQNEFTQAGIELLGEKGTFYDAEVIALTINALLDAGATDFMVELGNVNFVRGLLSESHLSEELQDEINDLMVKKDILSMEEVLQTVTLDESIKDIILKLPTLFGGKEVITEMLNKKLPEQSKKALEELLEIDTYLSYYGYENYITFDLGMNKNMDYYTGMIFKIFHQGVGFPVAGGGRYDKLISRFGKEIPATGSAIYINRLTDGMSHAISHEAPKADELLSGDDKKELIEQAKELRKQGKSVIVNG; via the coding sequence ATGAAAAAAACGGCATTAACCTTAGAAGGTACCAACGATATTTTATTTTCGGAGTGTGAATTTAAGCATCAGATAGAAGAAAACATTATGAAATGTTTTAAAAGCTACGGTTATTTTCCGTTGGAAACTCCCTTAATGGAGTACGACAGCGTATTTTTTGGTAATTCTGATGCAGAAGGACTGTACCGATTGGTAGATAGAAACGGTGCAGTGGTATCCTTGCGTCCTGATATGACTATGCCTATTGCCAGAGTAGCTGCAACCAAATTATTTGATCAGTTGCCTGTGAGAGCATCTTATTTGGGAAACGTATACCGTTTTTCCGACCCCACCAAAGGTGGCAGACAGAATGAATTCACCCAGGCAGGTATTGAGCTTCTGGGTGAAAAAGGCACTTTCTATGATGCGGAAGTTATCGCTTTAACGATAAATGCATTATTGGATGCAGGTGCTACCGACTTTATGGTGGAATTAGGGAACGTAAACTTTGTAAGAGGTCTTCTGTCCGAAAGTCACTTATCCGAAGAATTGCAGGATGAAATCAATGATTTGATGGTAAAAAAAGATATCCTGTCTATGGAAGAAGTGCTCCAAACCGTTACTCTTGATGAGTCCATTAAAGATATCATTTTAAAACTGCCCACCTTATTCGGCGGAAAAGAAGTTATCACCGAAATGCTCAATAAAAAATTGCCCGAACAGTCTAAAAAAGCATTGGAAGAACTGTTGGAAATTGATACTTATCTTTCTTACTACGGTTACGAAAATTATATTACTTTTGATTTGGGTATGAACAAAAATATGGATTACTACACCGGTATGATTTTTAAAATCTTCCATCAGGGTGTGGGATTCCCCGTGGCAGGCGGTGGTCGTTATGACAAATTGATTTCCCGATTTGGCAAAGAAATTCCTGCAACCGGTTCTGCTATTTATATCAACCGTTTGACCGACGGTATGAGCCACGCGATTTCCCACGAAGCTCCCAAAGCAGATGAATTGTTATCAGGTGATGACAAAAAGGAACTGATTGAACAGGCCAAAGAACTTAGAAAACAAGGCAAATCTGTGATTGTAAACGGATAA
- the hisH gene encoding imidazole glycerol phosphate synthase subunit HisH has protein sequence MIAIIDYGAGNLFGVSNALKQFTDEVSITSDKNMIRSADHVILPGVGHFDDAMGSIRKSGLIETVYEVIEKKTPFLGICVGLQMCFETSEEGNLPGLGIFPGEIKKFPVDICKKVPQIGWNRIEYKESPLFCDLPDDYFYFVHSYYLEAKNREEVIATSEYGIPFDCAYQRENVFLTQFHPEKSGKTGLKLLENFINFPTK, from the coding sequence ATGATAGCGATTATTGACTACGGCGCAGGGAATCTGTTCGGGGTTTCCAACGCCTTAAAACAGTTTACCGATGAGGTATCTATTACCTCTGACAAAAATATGATCCGTTCTGCAGACCACGTGATTCTGCCCGGTGTGGGTCATTTTGATGATGCTATGGGAAGCATCAGAAAATCAGGCCTCATTGAAACCGTGTACGAAGTGATTGAGAAAAAAACACCTTTTTTGGGCATCTGCGTGGGGTTACAGATGTGTTTTGAAACATCCGAAGAAGGTAATTTACCCGGTCTTGGCATTTTTCCCGGTGAAATCAAAAAATTTCCCGTGGACATCTGCAAAAAAGTGCCTCAGATTGGCTGGAACCGAATTGAATACAAAGAAAGTCCCTTATTTTGCGACTTGCCTGACGATTATTTTTATTTTGTGCATAGCTACTATTTAGAGGCAAAAAACCGTGAGGAAGTGATTGCCACTTCGGAATACGGTATTCCCTTTGACTGTGCATATCAGAGAGAAAACGTGTTTTTGACCCAGTTTCACCCCGAAAAAAGCGGAAAAACAGGACTGAAGCTACTTGAAAATTTTATCAATTTTCCAACAAAATGA
- a CDS encoding ATP phosphoribosyltransferase, which translates to MKYITVALAKGRLGDYAAEIFGKAGYDISCLEDKGRKLIFTDEIGKVKYILVKASDVPCYVEYGAADIGVVGKDTILEEGRSLYEVLNLNFGKCRMCVCGPESAREKLNSRVSSLKVATKYPNIARAYFKDVKKQSPDIIKLNGSIELAPIVGLSDVIVDIVESGKTLEENGLGVLEEVCQLSARLIVNKVSMKMKKQILPMIEKVKAVIE; encoded by the coding sequence TTGAAATACATTACCGTTGCATTGGCAAAAGGCAGATTAGGTGACTATGCTGCCGAAATTTTCGGCAAAGCAGGTTACGATATTTCCTGTCTGGAAGACAAGGGCAGAAAGTTGATTTTTACTGACGAAATCGGTAAAGTTAAATATATTTTGGTAAAAGCAAGTGATGTTCCCTGTTATGTGGAATACGGCGCTGCCGATATCGGCGTGGTGGGCAAAGACACTATTTTGGAAGAAGGCAGAAGTCTGTACGAAGTATTAAATTTAAATTTTGGAAAGTGCAGAATGTGTGTCTGCGGACCCGAATCGGCAAGAGAAAAATTAAACAGCCGTGTGTCATCCCTAAAGGTTGCTACCAAGTATCCCAATATTGCAAGAGCTTATTTTAAAGATGTGAAAAAACAGTCTCCCGACATCATCAAATTAAACGGTTCTATTGAATTAGCTCCCATTGTGGGCTTATCCGATGTGATTGTGGATATTGTGGAATCGGGCAAAACCTTAGAAGAAAACGGTCTTGGCGTGTTGGAAGAAGTATGTCAGCTGTCTGCACGTCTGATTGTCAATAAAGTAAGTATGAAAATGAAAAAGCAGATTCTGCCCATGATTGAAAAAGTGAAGGCGGTTATTGAATAA